Proteins encoded together in one Longimicrobiales bacterium window:
- a CDS encoding MerR family transcriptional regulator, with the protein MTEPTESRDDARADETNAPARADHGSRPLVRKEYYSISEVADLVGLPAHVLRYWESQFSVLSPSKNRSGNRVYQRKEIKLILLVKQLLHVEKYTVEGAKQRLDQLRKGGDLARATATALDEQMVAVLREELDSLRDLLAASD; encoded by the coding sequence ATGACGGAACCAACGGAATCGCGGGATGACGCGCGCGCTGATGAGACGAACGCTCCAGCGCGCGCCGACCACGGCTCGCGCCCTCTCGTGCGCAAGGAATACTACTCGATCAGCGAGGTGGCGGACCTGGTGGGGCTGCCGGCGCATGTGCTGCGCTACTGGGAGTCGCAGTTCTCCGTGCTGAGCCCGTCGAAGAACCGGTCGGGCAACCGCGTCTACCAGCGCAAGGAGATCAAGCTCATCCTGCTGGTGAAGCAGCTGCTGCACGTGGAGAAGTATACCGTGGAGGGCGCAAAGCAGCGGCTCGATCAGCTGCGCAAGGGCGGCGACCTGGCCCGTGCGACGGCGACCGCGCTGGACGAGCAAATGGTGGCAGTGCTGCGCGAGGAGCTCGATTCGCTGCGTGACCTGCTCGCCGCGAGCGACTGA